From Leptolyngbyaceae cyanobacterium:
GAGATACGATCGCACCTAACGGCACTAGCGGTTACTATTTCCTTTCCCGGCGATTAGTAGTTCCCGGTAGTGAAAGAATTTTTATTGAAACTCAAGATGCCAATCGCCCCGGAACGGTAATCGAACGGGTAGCTCTCCAAAGAGGCGCTGATTATGAAATCAGTTACGACCAAGGAACGATATTATTCCGGCGTCCTATATTTGCCACTGACATAGACCTTTTTAATACCGGAGTTCCCGGAAGCAACGCTTTATTACTTCGCCAAATTGTTGCCACTTATCAATTTGAAGGTAATGACAACAATACTTATGCTTTCGGTGGAAGATTGCAATACAATTTTTCCAATTCTTTTAACAATCCTAGCTGGGGCGCAATCAGTTATTGGCGCGAAGAACAAGGCGCGAGAGATTTCGATTTATTGGGATTAGATTTCTTATTACCATTAGGTAGTAGAGGCAGAATAATCGGAGAATATGCTCGGTCAACCGCCGATACAACTACCAGAGGCAATGTCAGCGGACAAGCCTTAAGATTAGAAGCTAACGGCTCGATTACTAACACTATTAATGCTAGGGCATATTATCGAACGATAGACGAAAATTTTAATAACAATGCAACTTTTAGTTTTAGTCCGGGTCAAACTCGTTACGGCGCATCTGTGGCAGCCCAGGTAACGCCAACTACTTTATTAGAAGCTAGTTATGATTATGAGAAAAACTTTGGATTTTCTCCATTTATCAGAACCGATTTATTCGACTTATTTAATCCGGGATTTGAAGCTAGACCGGGCGATCGCCTCGATAACTCTTTAGTAACGATCGCCGCCGGAGTCAGACAAAGAATCGGTACTGCCAATGTCAGCGTCAATTACGTCCGACGAGAAAGAGAGGATAACATCGGCAATTTAAGCGGAGATGCCGATCAAATTGTCACCCAATTAAACGTACCGCTAGTCCGGAATCACAGCGATAAAAGAAACATCGTGACTTTTCGCGCCCAAAACGAATTAAATATTGGAGATGAAGACCAACTTTATCCTAATAGAACTACTGTTGGTTTAGATTGGGCCGTATCTCCTGGCGTCTCGGTTAGGTTAGCTCATCAATTTTTTGATGGAGGATTTTTCAACGATAATTCGATTACCAGTTTGGATACGGCGGTTGAGCGATCGATCGGAAAAAATACCCAGTTTACTACTCGTTACTCAATTCTAAATACCGCTAGCGGTATGACAGGACAAGGTGCTTTGGGAGTGCGATCGGGATTTCTCATCGCACCCGGATTGCGTTTGAATTTAGGCTTTGAAAGAATCCAAAACGATATCTTTTTCAATACGGGCGCAGGCGATCGTTTCTTACAACCTTATGCCGTCGGTCAAAGTTCTTCTTCCTTGGGAATAACTGCCCGAAATAGCTTTAGCGTTGGATTGGATTATACAGACAATCCCGACTTTAAAGCTAGCACCAGATTTGAATATCGCACTGGCGGATCTTCCCAACCAGATAACTTTTTAGTTTCACTCAATGGTGCGGGCAAAATATCGAACAGCTTAACAGGTTTATTCCGTTACCAAATGGGTGATTTTGCCAACCAAGCAGTAGAAGATTTAGGCCCACTAGTAGATGTCCGAGTAGGATTAGCATACCGCAACCCCAATGACGATCGATTTAATGCTTTATTGAAATACGAATTTCGTCAAAATGCTTATACAACTCCCCTCACTTTAGAATTCGATACTACCAATAGCGGAACGGCACATATCTTATCTTTAGAAGGAATTTACGCCCCCACTTGGCGTTGGGAATTTTTTGGCAAATACGCTTTACGAAATGCTTATTTCAATTATCAAGATGTTAGCAACGATACATTAACTCAGTTGGCTCAATTCCGCACTACCTTCCGATTTGCTTACAGAATGGATATAGCTGGAGAAGTGCGCTGGATCGGACAAGATAATTATTCAGAATTAGGATATGCAGCCGAAGTAGGTTATTATTTAAACCCAGATTTAAGATTGGGAGTTGGTTATAGTTTTGGTAGTGTAGACGATCGAGATTTTACTGGTTTTCGTTCTAGAGGAGGGCCTTATTTTCAAATCACCTATAAGCTGAATGAACTGTTTAACGGTTTTGGTCGGCAAAGACCCATTCCGCGTCCCAGGCCCACCAATTTACCGATCGCAACTCTACTACCTCATATAGACCCTCTAGGTATCTTAACTAGCAAACGGGAAGGTACTATTCGATCGCAAAATTCAGAAATATCATCTTTTTCTCACTTACCATCTCTTTTAGATATCGATTCTTTGTCTGCCATCCAAGAACTGAGTAATGCAGCATCCCTCATGGGAACAAAGGAATGGGTAATAGAAATAACTCCCCATCGAGAAAGGCAAACAAATAGAGAAAATACTATTTCAGATTCATTGACAAAATTAATGGATTTGCTAGAGAAGTAAGGGTTAGCTTGATTTAGAGAGGTGCCAAATGGGTAAATCAACTAAAAGAAAACATATTTGTTTTAAAAAACCACGATTATTAAAATGGTTAAATAATCAATACTTTTTTATAAAAAATCTAATAAAAATCAAACTATTTTGCTTATTATTTTTACTGACATTTGTGATGTCACTTTGGGTATTTCCCACTTTAAGTACTTTTGGCCAAAGTACTGCTAATACAACCTTAAGAGTGATTGTAAACAGCAACGATGATGGAGAGGCACAACCAGACAATATTTTAAATTTACGGGAAGCCATATCGATCGTTAATGGCACGCTACCCTTAGAACAACTCAGTGCGATCGAACGGAAAAATATATCACCTGTACCAGGCAAAAGTTCGCAAATAGAATTTGATTTACCTGGCGATCGCACTACTATTGAATTAAATAATACTTTACCGCCTTTAACAGTACCAGTAGTATTAGACGGAACCACCCAACCAGGATATGCCCAAAGAAACGGCGAAAATTCCGCAATCATTCCTCAGCCGATCGTAGTAATTAAACCTGCGGCTGGGGTGGAAGTTTTTCGTGGTTTTACTATTATTTCCGACAACGTAACAATTCGAGGTTTAAGTATTTATGGCTTTTCTTCTCGTAAGGTAGGCGTTACCGCCAACATTCCCCCTGCCGATATTTTCATCGGTAATGCTAACGATACGGCAACTTTTGGGGAGAGAGGAAGAGCGAGAAATCCGCAAAGGAGTGCGCCTAAAAATATACTAATTGATTCCAATTGGTTAGGAATAGAAAAATTGGAAAATATGCTTTCCAATCTCTCTGGCGATACCTCGCTAATTAGCCAGATAAAAAACTTATCAGATCGTAAAATAAAAATTCACATTGAGGTAGCAGATCGAAATAATTATTTATCACTGAGGTCGGCTTTTGGTATTTATGTTTTTAACAGTTTAGGTACGAAAATTAGTAATAATTTAATCGCCGATCACGATGGAAGTGCCATCATTACATCGGCAAAAGCAATGAATTCAATTATTACCGATAACGTTATCGTAGCCAATGGTTTTGGAGGAATGCCCGATGCAATTCGTCTAGAAGGAAATATCGCTGAAACAGAAATAAAATCGAATTTGATTAGAGATAACGCCGGCTCAGCTATTTATTTATTTAAACCATCCGGGAGTATAGAAGTTAGACAGAATAAAATCACCAATAATGGCAGGCAATTCGAGCAAGCAGCAGTTTATTTAATGGGAAGCGACCATCAAATAATTAATAATCAAATTTCCGATCAACCCGGGCCGGGAGTCGTAGTGGCTGCTTTTCCCAATAGCGATCGCAATATCATTTTAGGGAACGAATTTGCCAATTTACAAGGATTGAGTATCGACTTAGTAACCCAAATGAACACGAATTTATACGCTTACGCGATCGGCGATGGGCCTAATCCCAAAATGCGAAGTTTTCAACGGCGCAGGCAAACCGCCAACTTTGGCATCGATGCACCAACATTTGTTTCCAGAGAATTCTTTTTAGAGTCACCAAATGGTAACGTTACCTTACAAGGAACGGCTAAGCCTGGAGCAGATATAGAAATATATCGAGTTAATGAAGACTCTAATCGCAGAGGGCCATTAAGTGAACCGATCGCGAATACTTTAACAGACAAAGAAGGGAAATTTTCCATTACTATTCCCAATCTTAAAGCAGGGGAAATGGTGAGTGCGATCGCCAACGATCGCGAATCCGGTACCTCCGAACCTGCTGTGAATGCCATCATCAAACAACTGTTATAAAAATATCCTAATTTGTCATTTCACCAGTGACCAATGACCAATGACCAATGACTAAATTCAAAACCCCGTTTAAATTGAAAAATCAAAATAAAAACCCGGAACTAATTTGGATTGCTCTACTCGCGGGTGTTTTAGGTAACTTTTCTGCTCAACCTGCCACAGCAGAAGGTAGCCGTGAACTTGTCATTGGTGGTGGAGCAAGACCAGCATCGGAATGGCGACCAAATGATGTCCTGGGTGGCGTACCCAGGACAACCAGATTACAAGTTTTTGCTCAGAACGGAGAAGTAATTAACTTAGGTTCTAGTGCCATTGGAGTTTCGAGAAACGGTAATTTTGGCAATGCCATCATCCGAGACTCTGGAGGGGCAATTGTCAGGGATTGTAGAGTAGACCAAGCAGGTAATGGATTTATTAGCAGCAACACTCAAGAAAGTGCCGGCCCAAATACAGTAGCAGCAGGCGGCTACACTCCTTGTACTTTTAACGTTACTAGCACGGGAATTTACCGAGTAGAGTTTCACGGCCCTGATGGGCCTAATCCTCCCGCTGGTGCTGGACAAATTAATCTACTCAGGCCGATCGTAGGAAATACTGCTACTTTCCCTAATAACTTCAACGATCAACAAGGAAGCCGAGTTGCCCTTTGGGATGTTACTGTCACCTCTGGTACAACAGCTAGACCAGGACGGTTATTTACTAACTACTTATCCTTAATCACAGGTGGAAACGGAGCGCAAGCGCTGGTAAACTCCAATATTTATGTTGTTACCAGAGATGGTTATCAATACAACGTTCAGACTAACAACCTCGACCCCAACGGATTTATTTTCTTTTCCAATAACCGAGGATTTGTTAACAGTAACAACAACCAAGCACTCTATCGTTCCATTAATCTTGATGGCCCGGATACTAATTTAGTATTACCTCCTGGCCTGACATTCCAACGACCAGATCAACCAGACACAACTACCGATACCACTAACAAGATTTTTTTCAATCAACCAGACCCCTTAGCATTAACAGCATTAGGAATTACCACTAATCCGCAAATCCCGCAACCAGCAACTGGCTTTCAATTTCGCGGCCAAGAAGGAACTGTGGGGCAAGCTGGTACTAATCCACTTCAAGGTAACTTTGAATTTAATAACCCAAATAGCGTTCCAGTTAGCTATAAAATAGTTATCGATACTAATAGAAATGGCAGTTATAATGACCCAGAAGATAGGGTTTTAATCGGTACTGCATTAAATGGCGCAAACCAAATAACTTGGGATGGTAGAGATGAATTAGGTAATCCCGTCCCGGCAGGAAATTTTAGCTATGGTGCCACTATCAGCTTGAACGCCGGGGAAGTTCATTTTCCTTTGCTCGATCCGGAAAATGCGGGGGGATTAATCATTACCAGGCAACAACCTAACATTGCCCCTCCCAATCCCAGTTTGGTTTACTATGACAATCGCGGAGTTAGAGACATTACCCAAGGAGGGCCACCCAATCCCTTATTTAATTTGACAGGTCTTCCTAGTTCATCAGGCAACGTTAATCGATTTGGCGATGGCAGCGGTACTGGTTTCGGAGACAAAAAAGGCATCGATACTTGGGCATTTTTACCGAGTACGGAAGTTATTAATCAAAATATAGTAACTATCAAACAAGCAGATTTAGTAATTGAAAAAACTCTCGATCCGCAAAATCCAACGCCAGCATCAGGCGGCCCGGTAAACTATATTCTTAGAGTAAGAAACTTAGGGCCAAGCCCTTTAAATACTGTTGGTAACTCCGCAGACATCGACGCCCGGGTGCAAGATACGATCGACCCGCAAATTTCCAACGTTACCTGGACTTGCGCTCCCGCAGCAGGCGCACCAGCAGGCTCGATTTGTCGGACTGCCAACGGTACGGGCAACGCGATCGATACTAGAGTTAACCTACCCGTTAATGGTGAAGTAGAGTTTAGAATCACGGGTACTTTAGCTGCCAATATTGCCCCTGGAACCACTATTAATAACAC
This genomic window contains:
- a CDS encoding Ig-like domain-containing protein, translating into MTYQVFLPTLVGIAIALPPANAQPFPGDTRGRVLDTIDRLEADIEKRLLTIDFSTSTPKPHSSDSAPTESLVSQISIPSNPTALPSEGVRIITPTLGTVQSDRTTSLVIQYPVGTTVKVTVNGDEIDPKTPTQITTDETKNLVTQTWYGIKLREGDNRIIVQTGENRTAEVSLNVKSFAAKIEIVPSDAQVPADNRSTITFNGKITDSAGNPVTQDTVVTLTSSAGTFIGADEDEDAPGFQVVARGGQFSARLQSNLQAQQVRIRAAAPASSDRNFSIYDPSIEINIDRDGNLVVPYESAIPDNVLTIPYNSSQTSGINALSEIEAYTQIEFVPNIRRSIATGVINLRIGERGTNFWGSMRDFLRPEEEGIGVDFSAQAFATGAIFGNWLFTGAYNSQRSLNQTCEGDNSLFGGIQLCEKAYPVYGDNSTVDYLTPSKDSLYVRVERPSRTPGGETDYFMWGDYNTREFSRASQVFTATNRQLHGFKGNYSFGNLQITTLFSPDVQGFQRDTIAPNGTSGYYFLSRRLVVPGSERIFIETQDANRPGTVIERVALQRGADYEISYDQGTILFRRPIFATDIDLFNTGVPGSNALLLRQIVATYQFEGNDNNTYAFGGRLQYNFSNSFNNPSWGAISYWREEQGARDFDLLGLDFLLPLGSRGRIIGEYARSTADTTTRGNVSGQALRLEANGSITNTINARAYYRTIDENFNNNATFSFSPGQTRYGASVAAQVTPTTLLEASYDYEKNFGFSPFIRTDLFDLFNPGFEARPGDRLDNSLVTIAAGVRQRIGTANVSVNYVRREREDNIGNLSGDADQIVTQLNVPLVRNHSDKRNIVTFRAQNELNIGDEDQLYPNRTTVGLDWAVSPGVSVRLAHQFFDGGFFNDNSITSLDTAVERSIGKNTQFTTRYSILNTASGMTGQGALGVRSGFLIAPGLRLNLGFERIQNDIFFNTGAGDRFLQPYAVGQSSSSLGITARNSFSVGLDYTDNPDFKASTRFEYRTGGSSQPDNFLVSLNGAGKISNSLTGLFRYQMGDFANQAVEDLGPLVDVRVGLAYRNPNDDRFNALLKYEFRQNAYTTPLTLEFDTTNSGTAHILSLEGIYAPTWRWEFFGKYALRNAYFNYQDVSNDTLTQLAQFRTTFRFAYRMDIAGEVRWIGQDNYSELGYAAEVGYYLNPDLRLGVGYSFGSVDDRDFTGFRSRGGPYFQITYKLNELFNGFGRQRPIPRPRPTNLPIATLLPHIDPLGILTSKREGTIRSQNSEISSFSHLPSLLDIDSLSAIQELSNAASLMGTKEWVIEITPHRERQTNRENTISDSLTKLMDLLEK
- a CDS encoding right-handed parallel beta-helix repeat-containing protein, with product MSLWVFPTLSTFGQSTANTTLRVIVNSNDDGEAQPDNILNLREAISIVNGTLPLEQLSAIERKNISPVPGKSSQIEFDLPGDRTTIELNNTLPPLTVPVVLDGTTQPGYAQRNGENSAIIPQPIVVIKPAAGVEVFRGFTIISDNVTIRGLSIYGFSSRKVGVTANIPPADIFIGNANDTATFGERGRARNPQRSAPKNILIDSNWLGIEKLENMLSNLSGDTSLISQIKNLSDRKIKIHIEVADRNNYLSLRSAFGIYVFNSLGTKISNNLIADHDGSAIITSAKAMNSIITDNVIVANGFGGMPDAIRLEGNIAETEIKSNLIRDNAGSAIYLFKPSGSIEVRQNKITNNGRQFEQAAVYLMGSDHQIINNQISDQPGPGVVVAAFPNSDRNIILGNEFANLQGLSIDLVTQMNTNLYAYAIGDGPNPKMRSFQRRRQTANFGIDAPTFVSREFFLESPNGNVTLQGTAKPGADIEIYRVNEDSNRRGPLSEPIANTLTDKEGKFSITIPNLKAGEMVSAIANDRESGTSEPAVNAIIKQLL